Proteins encoded in a region of the Vibrio ponticus genome:
- the pgsA gene encoding CDP-diacylglycerol--glycerol-3-phosphate 3-phosphatidyltransferase, which yields MRFNIPNILSLLRLFLIPIFVVAFYLDYDWAPFAAAMIFWVAGFTDWLDGMLARKLGQMSRFGAFIDPVADKVLVATALILITEDYHTIWITIPAVTMIAREIIISALREWMAEIGKRASVAVSWVGKVKTASQMLALWLLIWQHNDVMVWVGYAALYVATVLTYWSMVQYLLAAKDDLLNEEHH from the coding sequence ATGCGTTTCAACATCCCGAACATCCTTTCTCTACTACGATTGTTCCTTATTCCAATTTTTGTAGTAGCGTTTTATTTAGATTATGACTGGGCCCCATTCGCTGCCGCGATGATTTTTTGGGTTGCTGGTTTTACCGATTGGCTTGATGGCATGCTTGCTCGTAAGCTTGGGCAAATGTCTCGTTTTGGTGCTTTCATTGATCCCGTTGCGGACAAGGTGTTAGTTGCTACCGCACTAATCCTTATCACAGAAGATTACCATACCATTTGGATTACTATTCCGGCAGTGACTATGATTGCTCGAGAAATCATCATTTCCGCACTGCGTGAGTGGATGGCTGAAATCGGTAAACGTGCGAGTGTCGCAGTTTCATGGGTGGGTAAGGTAAAAACCGCCTCACAAATGTTGGCGTTGTGGCTACTGATATGGCAACACAACGATGTGATGGTTTGGGTTGGTTATGCGGCCCTGTATGTTGCAACCGTTTTGACTTATTGGTCTATGGTGCAATACTTGTTAGCTGCCAAGGACGATCTGTTAAACGAAGAGCATCACTAA
- the uvrC gene encoding excinuclease ABC subunit UvrC, translated as MSSSFDSVSFLKTVTNQPGVYRMYNAESVVIYVGKAKDLKKRLSSYFRKQVDSEKTRALVSHIAKIDVTVTHTETEALILEHNYIKQYLPKYNVLLRDDKSYPYIFISAHKHPRLSMHRGAKKRKGEYFGPYPDSGAVRETLHLIQKIFPVRQCEDTVYANRTRPCLMYQIGRCAGPCVSTIISDEEYQELVEYVRLFLRGKDKQVLETLVQKMEVASQALKFEDAAKFRDQIQAIRRVQEQQFVSEDSMEDLDVLGFAQENGIACIHILMIRQGKVLGSRSHFPKIPNNTTKQEVFYSFLSQYYLSHNEARTVPTRIILNEGLLEDTSSLQEALSSIAGRKVQFHINPTGTRARYLKLSNTNALTAITTKINHKMTISQRFKELRELLGLDSILRMECFDISHTMGESTIASCVVFNQEGPVKQEYRRYNITGITGGDDYAAMGQALERRYSKQLDVEKIPDIVFIDGGKGQLNRAYEIISQYWTDWPKRPRLIGIAKGVTRKPGLETLITTDGEEFHLPSDAPALHLMQHIRDESHNHAIAGHRAKRGKTRRTSALEGIEGVGPKRRQALLKYLGGLQELKRASVEEIAKVPGISHSLAENIYQALKQ; from the coding sequence GTGAGTTCATCGTTCGACTCGGTCTCGTTTCTAAAGACAGTAACCAACCAACCCGGCGTTTACCGTATGTATAATGCCGAGTCGGTTGTTATTTATGTCGGTAAAGCAAAAGACCTCAAAAAACGCCTTTCTAGTTACTTTCGTAAGCAAGTAGACAGTGAAAAAACACGCGCTTTGGTGAGCCATATCGCCAAGATAGACGTGACAGTCACGCATACCGAGACTGAAGCACTGATACTTGAACACAACTACATCAAGCAGTACTTACCTAAGTACAACGTATTGCTGCGTGATGATAAGTCTTACCCTTATATTTTCATTAGTGCCCATAAGCACCCGCGTCTATCGATGCATCGGGGTGCAAAAAAGCGTAAAGGGGAATATTTCGGACCTTACCCTGATTCTGGTGCGGTGCGAGAAACCTTGCATTTAATTCAAAAAATTTTTCCGGTGCGCCAGTGTGAAGACACGGTTTACGCTAACCGAACAAGACCATGTTTGATGTATCAGATTGGTCGTTGTGCGGGACCTTGTGTCAGTACGATCATCTCTGATGAGGAGTATCAGGAATTAGTCGAGTACGTACGTCTGTTTTTACGTGGTAAAGATAAACAGGTGTTGGAAACGCTTGTGCAAAAAATGGAAGTGGCTAGTCAAGCGTTGAAATTTGAAGATGCCGCCAAGTTTCGCGATCAGATTCAAGCAATACGACGTGTGCAAGAACAGCAATTTGTGTCGGAAGATTCGATGGAGGATCTCGATGTACTCGGTTTTGCACAGGAAAATGGCATTGCATGTATTCACATCTTGATGATTAGGCAAGGCAAGGTGCTCGGCAGTCGTAGTCATTTCCCTAAGATTCCTAATAATACGACTAAGCAAGAAGTGTTCTATAGCTTCTTAAGTCAATATTACCTCAGCCATAACGAGGCGAGAACGGTACCTACGCGTATTATTCTCAATGAAGGTTTGCTTGAAGATACCAGCTCGCTGCAAGAAGCGTTGTCTTCTATCGCAGGCCGTAAGGTTCAATTCCATATCAACCCGACAGGTACACGTGCTCGATACTTAAAGTTGTCGAATACTAACGCCTTGACGGCAATTACCACCAAGATTAATCATAAGATGACCATCTCTCAACGCTTCAAAGAGTTGCGGGAGCTTTTGGGACTCGACTCAATACTTCGTATGGAGTGCTTTGATATTTCACACACTATGGGTGAGAGTACCATCGCATCTTGCGTGGTGTTTAACCAAGAAGGTCCAGTTAAACAAGAGTATCGCCGTTACAATATTACGGGTATTACCGGTGGGGATGACTACGCGGCAATGGGGCAAGCATTGGAGCGACGTTATTCTAAGCAACTCGATGTCGAGAAAATTCCCGATATTGTGTTTATTGATGGCGGTAAAGGGCAGCTTAATCGTGCTTACGAAATAATCAGTCAATATTGGACTGATTGGCCAAAGCGACCGAGGTTGATTGGTATTGCCAAAGGAGTAACGCGTAAACCTGGATTGGAAACTTTGATTACTACTGATGGTGAAGAGTTCCACCTTCCAAGTGATGCGCCTGCCCTGCATTTGATGCAGCATATTCGTGATGAAAGCCATAATCACGCCATTGCAGGGCACAGAGCTAAACGCGGAAAAACTCGACGAACCAGTGCCTTAGAGGGAATTGAAGGAGTCGGTCCTAAGCGTCGTCAAGCACTGCTTAAATATCTCGGTGGCTTACAGGAGTTAAAACGCGCCAGTGTAGAAGAAATCGCCAAAGTGCCGGGTATTAGTCATTCTTTAGCAGAAAACATTTATCAAGCATTGAAACAATAG
- a CDS encoding outer membrane lipoprotein-sorting protein, whose product MTATKWIKGVVIASVAFASVSHLAWADAARGLEIAQERKQRDQGWGDSLSTMEMVLKDSQGASSTRLMRIKNLEVDGDGDKGLTIFDQPRDVKGTAFLNHSHISEADDQWLYLPALKRVKRISSRNKSGPFMGSEFSYEDLSSFELEKYSFNYVNREQLNGVETYILEQIPTDKNSGYTKQIAWLDSEHYRPMKVEFYDRRGALLKTLTFKDYQQHLNKYWRAHKMVMVNHQSGKSTELITSGMAFKTGLTEKDFQKNVLKRVR is encoded by the coding sequence ATGACAGCCACAAAATGGATAAAAGGCGTAGTGATTGCTTCTGTTGCTTTTGCTAGCGTCAGCCACTTGGCTTGGGCTGATGCAGCTCGAGGTCTTGAAATAGCACAGGAGCGCAAGCAGCGCGATCAAGGATGGGGAGATTCATTATCAACCATGGAAATGGTTCTCAAGGACTCTCAAGGTGCAAGCAGCACTCGTCTGATGCGTATTAAAAATCTCGAGGTTGACGGCGATGGCGATAAAGGTCTAACTATTTTTGACCAGCCGAGAGACGTCAAAGGAACGGCATTTTTAAACCATTCCCATATTTCTGAAGCCGATGACCAATGGCTCTATTTACCAGCATTAAAACGCGTTAAACGAATCTCTTCTCGTAATAAGTCAGGACCATTTATGGGCAGTGAGTTTTCTTATGAAGATTTGAGTTCGTTTGAACTTGAGAAATACAGCTTCAACTATGTAAATCGAGAGCAGCTAAACGGTGTTGAAACGTATATTTTAGAGCAAATTCCGACCGACAAAAACTCTGGTTACACCAAGCAAATTGCTTGGCTGGATAGTGAGCACTATCGACCAATGAAAGTGGAATTTTATGACCGACGAGGTGCTCTGCTGAAAACTTTAACGTTCAAAGATTATCAGCAGCATCTAAACAAATACTGGCGGGCTCATAAGATGGTGATGGTGAATCATCAATCAGGTAAAAGTACCGAGCTGATTACCAGTGGCATGGCATTTAAAACGGGTCTGACAGAGAAAGATTTTCAAAAGAATGTTCTTAAGCGCGTAAGGTAG
- a CDS encoding PQQ-dependent sugar dehydrogenase: MKWILSLAVLVASYTSYASEWHTHLITDGLNVPWGMSEIDQKRILVTERNGRVGILNWHSGHYLPIRNFPNVAATGQGGLLDVARSPFNSGDYYFTYSRDVSSGIETVLAKGQLVENKLINLEDIFVSYSGSTSGRHYGSRITFDDSHIYVSIGDRGERGNGQNLQTHAGSIIRLMPNGSIPSSNPFLSAGKAASAIWSYGHRNPQGLFYDNVGNNLWSVEHGPRGGDEINLIQKGENYGWPITSHGKEYWGPISVGEAQEKAGIQSPRKVYIPSIAPSSMVLYRGKQYAELNGKLLIGALKLTHLNVVSLNGQNVMVEQRILEDLGERIRAIIVTSDDNILFSTDSGKIFQLLPNEKQL; encoded by the coding sequence ATGAAATGGATTTTATCTTTAGCGGTACTCGTAGCCAGCTATACCTCCTACGCCAGCGAATGGCACACTCATCTCATTACTGATGGCCTCAACGTTCCTTGGGGGATGAGCGAGATTGATCAAAAACGGATCTTAGTGACTGAGCGTAATGGTCGAGTTGGTATTCTCAATTGGCACTCTGGTCACTATCTACCAATACGCAATTTCCCCAATGTCGCGGCGACAGGTCAAGGCGGACTCTTGGATGTGGCACGCTCGCCATTTAACTCAGGCGATTATTACTTTACTTATAGTCGTGATGTTTCTTCTGGCATCGAAACGGTATTAGCTAAAGGACAATTAGTCGAAAACAAGCTGATCAACCTTGAAGATATTTTTGTCTCTTATTCTGGCTCAACCTCAGGTCGCCATTATGGCAGCCGTATCACCTTCGACGACTCACACATCTATGTCTCGATCGGCGATCGAGGTGAACGCGGCAACGGGCAAAATTTACAAACTCATGCCGGCAGTATTATCCGGTTAATGCCTAACGGTAGTATCCCGTCCTCGAATCCATTTCTTTCTGCCGGTAAAGCTGCCAGCGCAATCTGGAGTTATGGACATCGAAACCCGCAAGGATTGTTTTACGATAACGTTGGTAACAACCTATGGTCAGTCGAACATGGTCCGCGTGGGGGCGACGAGATCAACTTAATCCAAAAAGGAGAGAATTATGGTTGGCCTATCACCTCACACGGCAAAGAGTATTGGGGACCGATTAGTGTGGGTGAAGCACAGGAAAAAGCTGGCATTCAATCGCCACGTAAAGTTTATATCCCATCAATTGCGCCTAGTAGCATGGTGCTCTACCGTGGTAAACAGTACGCCGAGCTTAACGGCAAACTACTGATTGGCGCGCTAAAGCTCACTCATCTCAATGTCGTCAGTTTGAATGGTCAAAACGTCATGGTTGAGCAGCGCATTCTTGAAGATCTGGGGGAAAGAATTCGGGCTATAATCGTCACATCGGATGATAACATTCTATTTTCAACCGATAGCGGAAAAATCTTTCAACTACTGCCCAATGAAAAGCAACTTTAG
- a CDS encoding DUF3015 domain-containing protein — protein sequence MKKLLAVAALAATLPLSQVAMADQDIGCGLGTMIFDGKSGKVFKVLGATTNGTSGNQTFGITFGTLGCDGNGTISSSEKLALFIDGNMDNLARDIAKGEGETLATLSEVWGVQEADKAAFNTLAQENFAEVFKSENVTSQEVFANLNNLVAEDAALAGYAI from the coding sequence ATGAAAAAGCTTCTAGCGGTGGCTGCACTAGCTGCAACTCTTCCACTATCTCAAGTTGCAATGGCTGATCAAGACATCGGTTGTGGTCTAGGTACTATGATTTTTGACGGCAAGTCAGGCAAAGTATTTAAAGTACTAGGTGCGACTACTAACGGCACTTCTGGTAACCAAACTTTCGGTATCACATTTGGTACTCTTGGCTGTGACGGCAACGGCACTATCTCTTCTTCTGAGAAACTAGCTCTATTTATCGATGGCAACATGGATAACCTAGCTCGCGACATCGCTAAAGGTGAAGGTGAGACTCTAGCGACTCTATCTGAAGTATGGGGCGTACAAGAAGCTGATAAAGCAGCATTCAACACTCTTGCTCAAGAAAACTTCGCAGAAGTATTCAAATCTGAGAACGTAACTTCTCAAGAAGTATTTGCTAACCTAAACAACCTAGTAGCTGAAGACGCAGCACTAGCTGGTTACGCTATCTAA
- a CDS encoding efflux RND transporter permease subunit, producing the protein MNNNQPDPRRWLTLPTRKTLQVLLLSATLVVLATLGAKNLYFEGDYEIFFDQDNPQLQAFDEIQATFSKSDSVSIVVAPSNNQVFSRETLTLIQKITEDAWQVPYSSRVDSLANYQHTEAIEDDLLVTDLLSEDIDLSAERIAKVKQIALSEPALIDSMIASSGAVSVINITIQLPEIDKTAESMEVNEFVDQMMDKYRHLYPQVELHKVGIIAQNYAFMSSAKGDTATLVPTMFVVILFFLTLMLRSLLSVIATLVVIVASVSSTLGLTGWAGMFISTATVNIPTLIMTLAVADCVHVIATLRQRMKQGYSKVDAINYSITINAMPILVTSVTTAIGFLMMNMSDSPALRDFGNFAALGVMLACVLSLSLLPALLKLLPIKFAVDSNPGEQPSSMFDKLADFVIAYRSPLLPASIVVICLAAAAIPLNRVNDEPVKYFDQSHEFRQAVDFMEQNISGMTNISIAIKSGEAQGIAAPEFISTLGNFSEWLRQQPEVDHVATLSDTYKRLNKNMHSDQQSYYRLPQDRELAAQYLLLYEMSLPFGLDLNNQISIDKSSSKLVVTTKNVGSVELVDLENRIYQWFDEHAPSYQVLASSPSLMFAHIGETNMQSMLTTLPITLVLVSALMIFALRSMRLGVISLVPNIAPAVIGFGLWALISGEINLGLSVVVTLTLGIVVDDAVHFLSKYQRARKMGQSAEQAVRYAFQTVGRALWITTIVLVAGFSILAMSSFRLNADMGMLSAIVIFLALVVDFIFLPALLMKFDKAEYALDEQTSSISGLTAKESH; encoded by the coding sequence ATGAATAACAATCAGCCCGACCCCAGAAGGTGGCTTACTTTACCCACCCGTAAAACTTTGCAAGTCTTGCTCCTGTCCGCGACTCTGGTTGTACTGGCAACCTTAGGCGCGAAGAACCTCTACTTTGAGGGAGATTATGAAATCTTTTTTGATCAGGATAACCCTCAATTACAAGCATTTGACGAAATTCAAGCCACGTTTTCTAAATCTGACAGCGTCTCTATTGTCGTCGCGCCGAGTAATAATCAGGTTTTCAGTCGTGAAACATTAACGCTTATTCAAAAGATAACCGAAGACGCATGGCAGGTACCTTATTCAAGCCGTGTTGACTCACTGGCTAACTATCAACATACCGAAGCGATTGAAGATGACTTATTAGTCACAGATCTACTCAGTGAGGATATTGATCTCTCGGCGGAACGGATAGCTAAGGTAAAACAGATCGCTTTAAGTGAACCGGCGTTAATTGATTCAATGATAGCTTCTTCTGGCGCTGTCTCGGTGATTAACATCACGATTCAACTGCCGGAAATTGATAAGACTGCTGAGTCGATGGAGGTGAACGAATTTGTTGACCAGATGATGGACAAATATCGTCATCTCTATCCACAGGTTGAATTGCACAAAGTGGGCATTATTGCTCAAAACTATGCATTTATGTCCTCAGCCAAAGGGGACACTGCGACGTTGGTGCCAACCATGTTTGTTGTGATCTTATTCTTTTTGACTCTGATGTTGCGCTCATTGCTCAGCGTAATTGCCACTCTTGTCGTGATTGTCGCGTCAGTTTCATCGACGCTTGGTTTGACGGGGTGGGCAGGGATGTTTATTTCAACGGCAACAGTGAATATTCCGACCTTAATCATGACTCTCGCGGTGGCGGATTGTGTGCATGTGATAGCCACGCTACGCCAGCGAATGAAGCAAGGCTACAGCAAAGTGGATGCTATCAATTACAGTATTACGATTAACGCTATGCCAATTTTGGTCACTTCTGTAACCACCGCTATTGGTTTCTTGATGATGAATATGTCGGATTCTCCAGCGTTGAGAGATTTCGGTAACTTTGCTGCGTTAGGGGTAATGCTTGCCTGTGTGTTGTCGTTATCGCTGCTACCGGCGCTGTTGAAATTATTGCCAATTAAATTTGCTGTCGATAGCAACCCTGGTGAACAACCATCCAGTATGTTCGACAAATTGGCGGATTTTGTGATTGCTTATCGATCGCCATTACTGCCCGCGTCTATTGTTGTTATTTGTCTTGCGGCTGCGGCAATTCCACTCAATCGAGTTAACGACGAGCCAGTAAAATATTTCGATCAAAGCCATGAGTTTCGCCAAGCAGTGGATTTTATGGAGCAGAATATTAGTGGTATGACTAACATCAGTATCGCAATCAAGTCTGGTGAAGCACAGGGCATTGCTGCACCTGAGTTTATCTCTACCTTAGGCAATTTCAGCGAGTGGTTGCGTCAACAGCCGGAGGTCGATCATGTTGCGACGCTGTCAGATACCTATAAACGTTTGAACAAAAACATGCATAGTGATCAGCAAAGCTACTATCGCTTACCACAAGATCGTGAGTTAGCTGCGCAGTATCTCCTGTTGTATGAGATGTCATTACCATTTGGACTGGATCTCAATAATCAAATCAGCATAGATAAGTCTTCATCAAAGTTAGTCGTGACGACTAAGAATGTTGGTAGCGTTGAGTTGGTTGATTTAGAAAATCGCATCTATCAGTGGTTTGATGAACATGCGCCAAGCTATCAAGTTCTTGCTTCCAGCCCAAGCTTGATGTTCGCTCATATCGGCGAAACGAATATGCAAAGCATGTTGACTACTTTGCCCATTACCTTAGTTCTCGTTTCTGCGTTGATGATTTTTGCGCTGCGTTCCATGCGACTTGGTGTGATTAGCTTAGTGCCGAACATTGCGCCAGCAGTGATTGGTTTTGGGCTTTGGGCACTGATTTCCGGTGAGATCAACTTAGGGCTTTCCGTGGTGGTAACACTGACGTTGGGCATTGTGGTTGATGATGCTGTCCATTTCCTCTCTAAGTATCAACGCGCACGCAAGATGGGGCAAAGCGCAGAGCAGGCGGTACGCTACGCGTTTCAAACCGTTGGACGAGCACTTTGGATTACCACCATTGTGTTGGTCGCGGGCTTTTCAATCCTTGCGATGTCTAGCTTCAGACTCAATGCCGACATGGGCATGTTGAGTGCGATTGTTATCTTCCTCGCGCTAGTGGTCGACTTTATTTTCCTACCTGCGCTACTGATGAAATTTGATAAAGCGGAATACGCGCTCGACGAACAAACGTCATCCATATCGGGTTTGACCGCAAAAGAAAGTCACTAA
- a CDS encoding GNAT family N-acetyltransferase, which yields MSLIVKPIVAEQNEEICNIIKAVGTEFGAIGEGFGPSDAEVEAMSHYYTEENKSLYLVATLDGKVVGGCGLAPFSGSNEVCELKKLFLLPQSRGLGLGKQLTLDCLAFAKQQGFSQCYLDTLSSMKSAIALYEKVGFQHLSAPIESTIHGGCDVWMLKQL from the coding sequence ATGTCGTTAATAGTCAAACCCATCGTGGCTGAACAAAATGAAGAAATATGCAATATTATCAAAGCAGTAGGCACTGAATTTGGCGCCATTGGCGAAGGTTTCGGACCATCAGATGCCGAAGTCGAGGCGATGAGCCACTATTACACTGAGGAAAACAAAAGTTTATATTTAGTCGCCACTCTGGATGGAAAAGTGGTGGGTGGCTGTGGTTTAGCACCGTTTAGTGGCTCTAATGAAGTATGTGAGCTTAAAAAGCTGTTTCTTTTACCGCAAAGTCGCGGACTTGGCTTAGGCAAACAACTGACTTTAGACTGTTTGGCATTTGCCAAGCAACAAGGCTTCAGTCAATGTTATTTAGATACACTGAGTTCAATGAAATCAGCAATCGCGCTTTATGAAAAAGTGGGATTCCAGCATTTATCAGCGCCAATCGAAAGCACGATTCATGGTGGCTGTGATGTATGGATGCTCAAACAACTATAA
- a CDS encoding diguanylate cyclase — MITLLKKLTVSQTLFCTHLLIASLAIGGMSVARYESEWHRQIHFSATLAKQAIYPQTELFSSAIASVSYATMTLPTTIQTLANMDNVMFVEVAGQSDVGQKPVSVRYVPATGTVWRADLKNTDLYKSSSRVNKLEYLLKQLDSDDTLQSRKLNYLLNKARAEKSLIESSDQIAAKFVMDWHRPSQLERNYFLDAENYLLHIVMPLRNQHGGTIWAVFDAKELKDVHVNLAVTILREASIAILLALVVVFWAVFWIARPLKKLASNMNSAVNSSSLDGFEELERNDEIGQLARAYKSLLLKNDQQLNSLRAKSDTDTLTGLGSRYKYSNAILPYLQHHLAEGRVVGLMVCDIDNFKAYNDIYGHMQGDRALIKVANQLESKLTNVDLAFRYGGEEFVVVCCRRNREELLHVGEFLRRSVEEMDLAHQGNSNYSVVTVSIGGSFAHVNHLQYASVDFERLIESLFNAADQKMYQCKKSGRNCSAWTEKPVLLS; from the coding sequence ATGATCACATTGCTTAAAAAACTCACAGTCAGTCAAACGCTATTTTGTACACACTTACTCATTGCTTCACTGGCTATCGGTGGTATGAGTGTCGCTCGATATGAGAGCGAGTGGCATCGACAAATTCATTTTTCTGCGACGCTAGCCAAGCAGGCGATTTATCCTCAAACCGAGCTATTCTCTTCAGCGATTGCAAGTGTCAGCTACGCAACCATGACATTGCCTACAACTATTCAAACGCTGGCTAATATGGACAATGTAATGTTTGTTGAAGTTGCCGGTCAATCGGATGTGGGACAAAAGCCGGTCTCGGTAAGATATGTACCCGCAACAGGAACAGTATGGCGCGCGGATTTGAAAAATACCGATTTGTATAAATCTTCCTCGCGTGTGAATAAATTAGAGTATCTGCTTAAACAACTCGATAGTGACGATACATTACAGTCTAGAAAACTGAACTATTTGTTAAATAAGGCTCGGGCAGAGAAGTCTCTGATTGAAAGTAGTGATCAGATAGCGGCGAAATTCGTTATGGATTGGCATCGACCAAGTCAACTCGAGAGGAACTATTTTCTCGATGCCGAGAATTATCTACTGCATATTGTTATGCCACTGAGAAATCAACATGGCGGCACAATTTGGGCAGTATTTGATGCGAAAGAGCTGAAAGATGTGCATGTTAATCTCGCCGTTACTATTTTACGTGAAGCTTCAATAGCCATTTTGCTGGCATTAGTGGTGGTGTTTTGGGCGGTGTTCTGGATTGCTAGACCTTTAAAAAAGCTTGCTTCAAATATGAATAGTGCCGTCAACTCATCAAGTTTGGATGGTTTTGAAGAGTTAGAACGCAATGATGAGATCGGGCAGTTGGCTCGTGCTTACAAAAGTTTGTTGCTTAAGAATGATCAACAGTTAAATTCGCTGCGAGCGAAGTCAGACACCGATACACTGACAGGCTTGGGTTCTCGTTATAAATACAGTAATGCGATTCTACCTTATCTACAACACCACTTAGCGGAGGGCAGAGTGGTGGGTTTAATGGTGTGTGATATCGATAATTTTAAAGCATACAATGATATTTACGGCCACATGCAAGGAGACAGAGCGTTGATTAAGGTCGCAAATCAGCTCGAGTCTAAGTTGACCAACGTCGATCTTGCTTTTCGCTATGGTGGCGAAGAATTTGTGGTAGTGTGCTGTCGCCGCAATCGTGAAGAACTGCTCCATGTTGGTGAGTTTTTGCGTCGCTCTGTTGAGGAAATGGATTTAGCACATCAGGGCAACTCGAATTACAGTGTGGTGACTGTTTCTATTGGCGGCTCGTTCGCTCATGTTAATCATTTACAATACGCCAGTGTGGATTTTGAGCGCCTTATTGAGTCGCTGTTTAATGCTGCGGACCAAAAAATGTACCAGTGTAAGAAGTCAGGCAGAAATTGCTCTGCCTGGACCGAAAAGCCAGTGCTGCTTAGCTAA
- the uvrY gene encoding UvrY/SirA/GacA family response regulator transcription factor: MISVFLVDDHELVRTGIRRIIEDVRGMNVAGEAVSGEDAVKWCRSNHADVILMDMNMPGIGGLEATKKILRFNPDMKIIVLTVHTENPFPTKVMQAGAAGYLTKGAGPDEMVNAIRVVNSGQRYISPEIAQQMALSQFSPASENPFADLSERELQIMMMITKGQKVTDISEQLSLSPKTVNSYRYRLFAKLGISGDVELTHLAIRHGMLDTETL, encoded by the coding sequence TTGATTAGTGTTTTCCTTGTAGATGATCACGAGCTGGTTCGCACAGGGATACGACGTATTATTGAAGACGTCCGTGGAATGAACGTAGCAGGGGAAGCTGTAAGCGGTGAAGACGCAGTTAAGTGGTGCAGAAGCAACCATGCTGACGTTATATTGATGGATATGAATATGCCTGGTATTGGTGGCTTAGAAGCGACCAAGAAGATCTTGCGTTTTAATCCAGATATGAAAATCATCGTTTTAACTGTTCATACGGAAAATCCGTTTCCAACCAAAGTGATGCAAGCAGGCGCAGCGGGTTATTTAACCAAAGGCGCAGGTCCAGACGAAATGGTTAATGCGATCCGCGTAGTGAATAGCGGACAGCGTTATATTTCGCCTGAAATTGCTCAGCAGATGGCGTTAAGTCAATTTTCTCCAGCATCGGAAAACCCGTTTGCCGATCTGTCAGAGCGCGAATTGCAAATCATGATGATGATTACCAAAGGTCAGAAAGTTACCGATATTTCTGAGCAGTTGAGTCTGAGTCCAAAAACGGTGAATAGTTACCGCTACCGCTTATTTGCTAAACTAGGCATCAGTGGTGATGTTGAGCTAACGCACCTTGCTATCCGACATGGAATGCTAGATACCGAGACATTGTAG
- a CDS encoding TetR/AcrR family transcriptional regulator, with translation MFGFRCEKKEQGAKLGLSKKQQSIADREVELVLLAKSLVQEQGFSNLTMDKLTALSAYSKGTIYNHFCSKEDVIIALCIHTLKAEAMLFARAQQFAGNSREQVVAMHVSYRIFARMEPVLSTCAIMAKSPWVLEKASPERVKQMNDLEEQVISYADGLVQNAVKAGDLRFTAGIGSDSIVFANWSIAFGSNALAQNASQSHCISRLQDPFTVLNNANMLLDGLNWKPLSSEWDYRKTWQRVEQELFKEEIEYLQSVGR, from the coding sequence ATGTTTGGTTTTCGTTGTGAGAAAAAAGAGCAGGGCGCCAAGCTTGGCTTAAGTAAGAAGCAACAATCTATTGCAGATCGTGAAGTTGAGTTAGTGCTATTAGCTAAGTCGTTAGTACAAGAACAAGGCTTTAGTAATTTAACCATGGATAAGCTGACAGCGTTGAGCGCTTATTCAAAAGGTACGATTTACAATCATTTTTGCAGCAAGGAAGATGTGATTATTGCGTTATGTATCCATACGCTCAAAGCCGAGGCGATGCTGTTTGCTCGCGCGCAACAATTTGCTGGAAACAGCAGAGAACAGGTGGTTGCGATGCATGTAAGTTATCGAATTTTTGCTCGTATGGAGCCCGTATTGTCTACTTGTGCCATTATGGCGAAGAGCCCTTGGGTACTTGAAAAAGCGTCACCTGAGCGCGTCAAGCAGATGAATGATCTGGAAGAGCAAGTGATTTCTTATGCTGATGGTTTGGTGCAGAATGCTGTTAAAGCGGGCGATTTAAGGTTTACCGCTGGGATTGGTTCTGATTCTATCGTGTTTGCTAACTGGTCGATAGCTTTTGGCTCAAACGCATTAGCTCAAAATGCATCTCAAAGCCATTGTATCAGTCGTTTACAAGATCCATTTACGGTACTCAACAACGCCAACATGTTGCTGGACGGTTTAAACTGGAAGCCGCTCTCTTCTGAGTGGGATTACCGGAAAACTTGGCAACGCGTCGAGCAAGAGCTGTTCAAAGAAGAAATTGAATATCTCCAGTCGGTTGGTCGCTAG